The following DNA comes from Capsicum annuum cultivar UCD-10X-F1 chromosome 7, UCD10Xv1.1, whole genome shotgun sequence.
TAACAAACGATAAGTCCATGTTTAAAAGATAATGATTTGAAATTGCACATCAAACTCTGTAATTTAACAACTTTTTCAAAGTAAAATCAAAATAAAGGTCAAATTCCCCTTTGTATTAAAGCCAATTTTCTCCAAGTAAGTTCATCACAAAATACTTTTGATACCTAAATCACTTACTCCCCTTTATGTTCATATATCCAGAAAGAGTATATGCAGACCTTATCTCTACCTTGAGAAGGTCGACtgattgttttcaatagaccTCAAAAATGAAAGAAGCAGGACACAAAAATTCGAGGAGAAATCTCAAGATTTGTTGTGGTGTTACTTTACTTTTGtcaattactcttataattgttTCTATCACTTTATTCCATACTGTTCTAAAGCCCAAAAAACCTCAAATCACTCTCCACCCTATTTCTCTAGATGAAATTGAATCCCAAATCTTTTCACGATTAAGCTCAAACGTGACattaagattaaggttgataaTCACGATTAAGAATCCGAATTATGGAAGCTTCAAATACAAGGACTCAATAGCTTCTCTTATTTACCATGGTAACAATTCAGTGggtgaaattgtaattgaacatGGAACTGTTCCATCTAAGGGAGAGTTAAATATAAACAGTTATGCTAATATTATTGGGGAAAAAATTATAACAAGTACTTATTTTGTGAAGGATATTGAGGCTGGAAGTTTGAACATGACATCCAATTTAACTTTGCATGGTAAAGTGAAGGTGCTCAAAGTTTTCAAGATTCATGCAACTGTTACTAGCCATTGTGACATTTCAGTTTTGGTTCATTCTCTTGCTATTAAATTAAGGTGTCATTCGAAAGTCAGGTTATAATTTATGTTACTCAAGACTCTTTAAAAATGTAGGTGACGTGTGTGGTATTCTCTaaaagtgatgtgtgttttggagaatccaacatcAACGCCGCGGCAACATTTTGAGAGAGTCTTgaagtaactagtaaagttgctgCTATGTGACCTCGACGAGTTCAAGTCGTGAAAACAGTCTGTTGCAGAAATGTAGAGTAAGACGATGTACAATAAACCTTTTTGATTCGGACCTTCTTCGGATCCTGCTCATTAATTACGGGAGCTTTGGTGCCTTTCCTATATTCTCTAATGGTGTGCGTATATACTATATAATAGTAATTGTTGTTTTAATTTCCTCCGGCTGTTAAATGCCTGGACTTGTTTGTGTTTGGTCTTATTGGGTAAGAAGGTtcaatcatgaaaaattaaaattggaaAACGTAACAAATTAGTACtagttttcacttttcacttCTAGGAtaagagaaagagtaaacttACTACTAACAGTATAAACAGGAAAATCTTGACTTGGAAAGTAAATTCTTGACGTGTAATACAGGTGATTTTTCTTAGTTAGACCCTCTGGTTTCAAACGTTAGTCATTTTACAAAATTGAATTTGTTCgaaaacatttaattttattttgagaaagtcgtctattacttctttttttcacGAAGATATATAACTTACAGAATATCCACGTAGTAGTAGAGGTACTAATTAAGTAAGGTGGTTAAGAAAAGAATAACTAATATCTTATATGATTAAGGATATTATAAGTGGtgtgtaaaatttttaaaacagtATAAGCAGGATAGGAAAACTTGGTTTTATAGTCCTTAACTTAAAATTAAAcacataaattaaatttttaaatttgaaatccttCTCACAATAATATAATTGTGATCCCGATGGACCACCAACTACTGTTATCAGTCTATATATGGCTATGGATACTTCTGCTATACTTGTTAGACTTCATTTAATAAACTATgattaatatataatattatttcactatatattttgtgattgttatcttttctttctaTCTACTCTGGTTATGTTCTTCTTTTGAACCGAAGAATCGTAGTTACTAATAACACTTAAAATATTTGTGACAATATCTGTTTATCATAACTGTCTCTctactttataaaaataaaaaatgaaatttacatatatattctattcttttcaaattttacttaaaaattatattgaatatattagtaGCATTGTTATTTTATTCTCCCTTCGGTTCACATTACTTATTGCTTTTTGTACAACTCTTAAGAACAAATTAATAAGTGCAAATCGACTAATATAATCTTATTTAATCTTGATTAAATGAATCTTATTCAAAATGTGAGTATAGTTGAAAAAAATAGCTAATTATCTTTTGAATTATTAGACATGCCAACTACTTTGAGACGGAGCtcacttttacttgtccattTTGACTTATACATTcgttaaataataattattaaaatgactattttatcatagtaCCAATATTAATTGATGATTATTATTGTATCTTGAAATTGATTCTGAGAATAAATAACTAatgttaagaataaaataaagaaaattgttctttcataatatatcaaaaataataaaaaaatataattaaaaaataagtgaCAGGTAAATTTTAAGTGGATGAAGTATAATATTATTCCAATCATTAGAGCCGGCGGACGGCCGATGATTGAATCTAGttcatttaattaatttcttatacTTTCCTTCAATCCTTTTTgaaaaactaaaacaaattatttttaaaacacaGATCTATAGATACCATATCTCATCAAGATTTTGTTCTTCTCTAAAAATTACTTATAAAATACTCAAGAGTTAGTTAGAAATTCTGTGTCTTGTAGAAACAGTCCGACAGAGAAAAGTTCCAACCATAAGATACCTTAAAATTGTCATTATTACTCCTtccattttcatttattttactgattcccttattaaaaataattattttattttatttatttaaattataaaataaaataaattatatatttttttattttcagtattaaataattacataaaacaaTAGTGTTAAAAAttagagtttcaaaacattaataaagttaatctatatctataatctatatctatatctatatctataatcttttataatctataatatattaaaagtgtgaagtccTTAGAAATATTGCTTgaactttttgtttttcattaaaattCTTCGTTTcagacaaaatagtcttttcacatattaaatattaaatataataaatatgttaaaatttaaataaagagGGTTTTCTTATTATGGTTAATTTCCTACACAAAAATCCCTTTTCAATTAAAATAGGTTTGGTCCCTAAAAGAAAAGGACAAAAGACGTTTTAAAAAGGGCAAAAAACGTCCAAAAAAAATAGGCaacaaattttctattttgattaaatttctaTAAAAAGATCCTTTTCCAATTAAAATAGGTTcgattcaaaaaaaattataaaagaggTCCAAAGAATAGGCAAAGAAAATCTTCtgaattttttatcctttattataaatctttattttagataaaattatccttttattttttttatcattatatttatattattgataatataaaattatgtaggatttttttgGGTAGTTTTATGGAAAAAACCATAACATACAAAACTAAGTTTGCCTACGTtctttttcccaaaaaaaaaaaaaaaaaaaacagaagttttatgcaaaaaaaaaaaatctaaaatatgtaAAACTCGAACACATTAATTAATCTCTTTTTTGGTTTATGAATCTACTTATTCTGTAAAAacctttataatttcaattttcttCAACGACAATCACTTTTGCTGCAAATTTTCGTTTAAGACTTTGTTGGCGCCAAGTAAGATTTTACTTTTCGGATAGGACACTTTGATGTAATGGGTAACTCTCGctgtaattttttattaaatattagggTCAAAATCTAAATAAAGATGCAAAAGTATTGTACTTGTACCGATCTCATGAAATAATAATGGTATCGAATcgaatttcaaatatatttatttttatcatttttaaagtGATGCtctttatttgattaattatGTCGCAAGTTGCTTTTGACACTTTAATTCCTTCTCTTATTTGTGGGGTTAAAGTAATTACAGTAGAAATTATGATtctctaattatatatatttgaaattctacATCAAGCATGAGTTATATTTGTTATCGTATTGTTTAATATATACTATCTTACGTCTCTTGATTTTCAATTGTTTCTCATTTTATGTTTTAGGTGTCGTTCTATAGCCttgataatttttcttaattagtttaaagttattttaatgcTTTTATATAGTGTTTAATGaataagttaattttttatttaaatgttttGCATATTTagtaaaatcattaaattttttttagtaaaatcattaatttatttattaatccgatattttttaaaaagtaatatcGAAGTGAATTCATTGAAGTAAGATACACGCGCATGAAGCATATTCTTAGACTAGTTTAGTAAAATATACTTCTAATTATTGATTTCTTAAGAAATGTGTCAGAAATATGGGTCAAGTAAAACAAAACGAAGGAAGTATTATCTACTcatttttagtgaaaaaaaaataaaattaattaattttggttTAAATATATCCCTTAATCTACCAAGCCTAGTGgcattaaattaaattaaaagtaaaagttTCTGGAAGTacaatattaaaacatgtttAAGTTAAGTGAATAAGTTCAGACTAAATTCAGTGAACGAAATTTATTTTAATGAGCGGTAGACAAGTTGCGACGTGCATTATTATCAGTCAATAATGATGGTTTCATTAGTGGGAAACACAAGTAATCactttcttaagaaaatattactccatattttgaatttctaaatattgtgatatataatatttttatatagtttttaaatatgtatatttgtaaaaAAGGCTAAAGATGATTTTTTAGAATAGCATAGATTTTTCGGAATATCATAGATTTTTCTAGAGTTTTCTAGTGTAGATACTTAGGTAATTATCTTAAAGAATCATCTAGATATTCTAGAGCAGTGTAGAGGATAAAGTTAGCTAGAATATTCTTGTAGAATAAATAGGGATGGATCTTGTACATTTGTAACCAAccaaaaaacaaaatcaattcaagtGCAGTCTTCTCCATATTAaagttttttcttctcttttataacttctcttcttagttgaatcttcCGATCTTAGTTAACGATCTTGGGCTAGCAGAAGGTCTCTCCAACTACATCTTTCTTCTGTTATTCtctacttggtatcagagccaaagtcATAGATTGACTTGTGTGTATTTCAAGATTGGGTTTATGATTGATTCAACTGATTTGTGTGAATGGACTTAAGCGGTCGCGTTAATGGATTGAAAATGGCGTTGTTGAATCAGTCCAATTACAAGGTATGGAAGACATGTATAGAATCATACGTTTTGGGTGAGGACTTGTGGGATATTGTCAACGGAAGTAACACAAGTCCTCCTGACGACAGACTAGAAACTGATGGTGTATTTAAAAAGTGAAAGCAGATTAATGCAAAGGCGGAGTTCATTCTGAAAAGGTCCATCTCCTCCAATTTATTTAACCATATATATTATAAGGTGTAAATCAGCTCATGAAACTTGGAGGACTCTCGACCTTTTGTTCAATAAGAAGAATGAATCCCGACTATAAATAATAGAGAATGAATTGGCGAATACCACTCAAGGTAATTTTTCTATTGCCGAGTACTTTTTGATGATTaagaacttatgttttgaaatttcTGTATTGAACATGGACGAAGCTATCTCTGAAGTACGAATGAGACGAATTATCATTTGTGGTTTGAAATCAGAATATATTCCCTTTATGACATCAATTCAGGGATGGGCTCAACAAccagaccccactttatgggaatacactggtctgttgttgttgtcgtcATCGCAAGAGTTACTAGCCAACTAATTGATTGCGTCATCGCAAGAGTTACTAGCCAACTAATTGATTGGTGAATTTGtcaaagaaagggaagaaaatgCTCTTGTAGCTGACAAGAGGaatgttaaagaaaaaaataaaaaatatgcctCACTCTCGATTCTTAGATGGTTCGAGTTCGCCTGGAAAGAAGAAAGAGTCTTTTAACAATTACAGTAGAGAAAACCTATCAGATGTTATCGATGTGGAAAAACAGGACACATAAGAAGATATTGTCGAGTCACGGAGAGTAACATGGCTCAAACTAaagttgatgaagaagaagaagactggGGAAGATACTTAGCAGCTGAGAGTCGAGCAATAGATGTCTTGGCTTTCATAAATTTGGAAAGAAATTGGATTGGATCTAATACAATTCATCATGTGGAGCAGGAAGGCACCGATAAGAAGCAAGAGGATAATGAAGACATTCAGGCTGGAGACGTCGTAGCTGCTATCGAGGAAATCAAAGAAGCAAATCCTAAAATTGGTTATAAAAGTCTGAACGTGAAAGATGTTAAAATAGATTCTGAGGAGACAGTGTCTGAAAATTAATATGCCAGTGATGACGTTATCAGAGAAAGCATTAAGGGAGATATAGTGGAAGATGAAGTCTTTGATCAATCATCCATCGTATCAAGGTCAAATACTGGCTCAGAGCAAATATTAAAAGTTTATGAAGAAGCCAAAGATTCAATGAATGATGAAGTTAAAAGTAAAACTCCAATTTTAAATGGAGAAACATACAATATGATTGAAGAACTAGAAATGGAATCTAGTGATGGATCCTATTATGATGTTGAGGCTTCACGAAAAATTGATGATGTGATCGACATTGAATCAAATGAGAAGGCTGATACAGATGAAATGTCCTTGTGTTATGGAGTTGCTTCAGAAAGAGTAAGTTCTAAAATCTTGAATGATAGAGCTCCAAACTTTTCCATCACATGTGTATCTCGAGATAATGAAGTCATGAAGGAATTCAGGAAAAGGGGGAGTTCGAGAACTCAACATCATAAAACTCGATAAGGACAAATCGATTACAAAAAATCTTTATCATTGAAAGAAGAAAGTGGAATTGGAAAAAAAACTGTTAAGAGTTTCACCAAGGCATGGTTCAAAGTTTCGTTTGAGTTCTTCTGCGACAAGCTTGAGGTAGTTTCAAATAATCACTTTAAGGGGGGGTGtgaaaaaagataaagataattttttggaATAGCATAGATTTTTCTAGAGTTTTCTAGTATAAATACTTAGGTaattatcttgaaaaatcatctagatattctagagtaGTGTAGAGGATAAAGTTTGTAGAATATTCTTGTAGATGTATATAGAAGAATTTCTAGAACCATCTATAGACTAGTATATGGGTCTTGTACATTTGTAACCAAccaaaaaacaaaatcaattcaagtGCAGTCTTCTCCATATTAAAGTTCTTCCTTCTCTTTTATAGCTTCCTCCTTTTAGTTGAATCTTTCGATCTTAATTAACGATCTTGGGCTAGCAGAAGGTCTCTCCAACTACACCTTTCTTCTGTTATTCTTTAcatatcttatttcaaaaatattaaaaatttcatgtCCGAATTTATGCCGAACATTAGTTAGTTTGATCCTCCTACTTCAAATcaaattaaacaaattaaaactaaAGGTTTAGttaaaaagaattttaattattttacgtTTATTTATATCGTAAGATATAATATTTCTTGATTAAATAATTACCCTATCGAAGAGTTTGTACCTTTAgttatattttaagatatattaaaaGTTActaacatgggttgtggtgcaacGGATGGggttgctccacccttaaccagaggtcgagggttcaaCCCTGGGTatagagaaaactctgttgggagcgctacccctcGAATGAGGCCCTACCCAGCgcgaatccggattagtcgggctccaatgcgggtatTGAATACCggatggaaaataaataaaaaaagatatattaatAGTTTTGATTGTATAATTACTCTATTAAAGTGTTTATGATCTTCAAAAATTATAACTATTAAAAgtataatgagaaaaaaatagttattttctttttaaaatgataaataatttggAATGGATAAATTAAATGATAAGTGATGAAAGTTCCCTTCCATTGTATGCAAATGCAGGACAATTGCACTAATCACGGAATGAACGTACCACAAAAAAATTCAGTCTCCAAGTACAAACTATTGTGGCTATGCATTATTGTTGACTTTAGTTACTATTTGCTTCTGCAAGGACAATTAATATTGAACTTCCTTCTGTTTCTTATTGTACTCCACTGGTCCATTTTACTTGTTAAAATTTtctaatattaatattttctatgttttttgagtaagagcaaaaaaataaaaattaataattcattataattataattattattctaACTTTGATAGATAGGGTTAGCTGATATCTTATTGGTGGTGGAGGTAACACGTATTCCTTGAAATTAGGTAAGTTGTGAAACACTACCACAAttattcaaagaaaaaagttGCATcttaatatataaaatgaaagttattttaaattaattatttataataagtAGTAGTAGGTATTAGGAGTACATTGTTTTGTTGTCTTTGTTAGAGTTTTTTGCCCCAATTGTTtcaccaaaattaagttttactttttcttagaaagtaaataaaaataaccataattacttttacttttcttgaaaggaaaatataaaattttttcatatttgactaacttctttcttggaggaaaggttttggaactctataaatagaacacccctactcataccataacacaataacatccacaaaatagtctttaaagagtctttttTGGGGGGAAATTTCTCTCAATAGGTTAATGTTTTTTTATGTTAGATTTTCAATATGCAGGTCTCTGGACCaaaagatattaataatattgtgcttttttgtttagttttctttgttgttcgatttatcgtcttatggttGGTT
Coding sequences within:
- the LOC107877261 gene encoding late embryogenesis abundant protein At1g64065; its protein translation is MKEAGHKNSRRNLKICCGVTLLLSITLIIVSITLFHTVLKPKKPQITLHPISLDEIESQIFSRLSSNVTLRLRLIITIKNPNYGSFKYKDSIASLIYHGNNSVGEIVIEHGTVPSKGELNINSYANIIGEKIITSTYFVKDIEAGSLNMTSNLTLHGKVKVLKVFKIHATVTSHCDISVLVHSLAIKLRCHSKVRL